The Variovorax paradoxus DNA window GGAGCGCGTGCGCAAGGGCCAGCCCTTGGCCACCCTCTTCGCGCCCGACTGGCTCGGGCCGCAGAACGAGTGGCTCGCGCTCAAGCGATCCGGCGTTTCTGCCGATCTCGCCGCGGCGGCGCGCGAGCGCATGCGGGCCATGTCCATCCCGCCCGAACTCATCCGGCGCAGCGAAGAAATCGGCACGGCGCAGGCGCGCTACGTGCTCACCGCGCCGATCGATGGCGTGGTGGCTGAACTGGGTGTGCGCGAAGGCGTTGCGGTCACGCCCGGCACGACGCTGTTCCGCATCGCCGGCCTGCAGAAGGTCTGGGCGGTGGCCGAGATTCCGGAGGCGCAGGCGGTTCGCCTCGCGCGCGGGCAGAAGGCCAAGGCCGTTCTGCAGGCCGACGCATCGCAGTCGTTCGACGGTGCGCTCGACGAAATCCTGCCCGAGATCAACACCGCCACCCGCACCTTGAAGGCCCGCTTCGAGGTCGACAACAGGAGCGGAAAGCTCACGCCCGGCATGCTGCTGCGCCTGCAGGTGGCGGGGCCCGCGAGCAGCCGGCTGGTCGTGCCTTCGGAAGCCGTGATCCGCACCGGCCGGCGCGCCGTCGTCATCGTGCGCAAGGCCGACGGCGCCTTCGAGCCGCGCGACGTATTGACGGGCACGGACATCGGCGACGACACCGAAGTCGTCTCGGGCCTGGCCGAGGGCGAGCAGGTGGTGGCCAGTGGCCAGTTCCTGATCGACTCGGAAGCCCGGCTGCGCTCCGTGCTCGGCAACATGGCGGCGCCCGTGGCCGCACCTGGCGCGGGTGCTTCGGCGCCGGCATCGGCACCGGCCGCGGTGCTGCACAAGGCCGAAGGCAAGGTCGAAAGCGTGGCGCCCGATGGCATCACCATTTCGCACGGGCCGGTCGCGACGCTCCAGTGGCCCGCCATGACGATGGGCTTTGCCAAGGCCGCGCCGGGCGCGTTCCCGGACATCAAACCGGGCGACCCGGTGCGCTTCGAGTTCAAGGAAGGTGGCCCCATGGGTTACGAGCTGGTCTCCATCCAACGGCTGCCATCGGGTGCCAGCAAATGATCGCCGCCCTGATCCGATGGTCGATCGGCAACCGCTTCCTGGTGCTGATCGCGACCCTGTTCCTGATGGCTGCGGGCTGGTGGTCGGTGGCGCGCACGCCGCTCGATGCCCTGCCCGATCTCTCGGACACGCAGGTCATCATCCGCACGCCCTACCCCGGCAAGGCGCCCCAGGTGGTCGAGGACCTGGTCACCTACCCGCTGACCACCACCATGCTCAGCGTGCCCGGCGCCAAGACCGTGCGCGGCTACTCCTTCTTCGGCGACTCGTTCGTCTACGTGCTGTTCGACGACAAGACCGATCCGTACTGGGCGCGCTCGCGCGTCGTGGAGTATCTCAACCAGGTGCAGGCCAGGCTTCCCGCGGGCGCGAGTGCTTCGCTCGGCCCCGACGCGACGGGCGTGGGCTGGGTCTACGAGTACGCGCTGGTCGACCGCACGGGCACACGCGACATCGGGCAGCTGCGCGCGCTCAACGACTGGTTCCTCAAGTTCGAGCTCAAGACCGTGCCCGACGTGGCCGAGGTGGCCAGCATCGGCGGCATGGTGCGGCAGTACCAGGTGGTGCTGGACCCCGATCGCATGCGCGCACTCGGCATCACGCAGTCGGTGGTG harbors:
- a CDS encoding efflux RND transporter periplasmic adaptor subunit translates to MNRKLTTGVSLLAALLLAAGAFHLGRKTGQAADASIAAAATPDGRKVLYWHDPMVPGPRFDKPGKSPFMDMQLVPVYADSATGTASDAGVKISPAVQQNLGIRYASVRRTEASSSFEAIGSVQFDERLNVTVQTRVAGYVEHLSVRAPMERVRKGQPLATLFAPDWLGPQNEWLALKRSGVSADLAAAARERMRAMSIPPELIRRSEEIGTAQARYVLTAPIDGVVAELGVREGVAVTPGTTLFRIAGLQKVWAVAEIPEAQAVRLARGQKAKAVLQADASQSFDGALDEILPEINTATRTLKARFEVDNRSGKLTPGMLLRLQVAGPASSRLVVPSEAVIRTGRRAVVIVRKADGAFEPRDVLTGTDIGDDTEVVSGLAEGEQVVASGQFLIDSEARLRSVLGNMAAPVAAPGAGASAPASAPAAVLHKAEGKVESVAPDGITISHGPVATLQWPAMTMGFAKAAPGAFPDIKPGDPVRFEFKEGGPMGYELVSIQRLPSGASK